Proteins encoded within one genomic window of Fragaria vesca subsp. vesca linkage group LG1, FraVesHawaii_1.0, whole genome shotgun sequence:
- the LOC101304036 gene encoding uncharacterized protein LOC101304036 yields MALHLLFVFSLFISFLCSSTGGITLKGIDIENPVINVNPAPVSGSKDALFCERVRVSGISRSNLASYANSFRISLSPSVVIPERLHSRIAICFHSNASLGLCQCRKDDWKTLENGLWESVMSPYQEKYVDVKYIGNSLGCSTLTVEQVSQQWRLLFLAMGFSLLLLAPSISSWVHFYYSTSMVIGVFMVIIFLLFQGMKLLPFGRKNFFYLVTIYGSVLGAGSYVFQHFSAMVNSFLVNFGISEDMHNLISKFLLVAIIVTGAALGYWIGRKFFISKDGTVDVSVAQFAMWAIRFFGITFISQSTLDTPLAIGALVSCLGICKLITSLKWHGRMNQSNGASGRLLLQKRRHSRSEFLSRSSPLEAWNSTRDASAWSDSPVKGVVSPSFRACNQQEYYSTFHKMRNQKFTKKEWDEFTRESTRHALAEWAASPEFTDWVMEHADRIQLLPSDSSDETVGSDSDSTDENDVGSMDRCGFLKW; encoded by the exons ATGGCCCTACATCTCCTCTTCGTTTTCAGTCTCTTTATCTCATTCTTATGTTCATCAACTGGCGGGATCACTCTCAAAG GTATTGATATTGAAAACCCAGTAATTAATGTCAACCCGGCACCGGTTTCTGGTTCCAAAGATGCTTTATTCTGTGAACGAGTTCGAGTATCTGGTATATCTAGATCAAATCTTGCGAGTTATGCTAATTCCTTTCGGATTTCGCTGTCTCCATCTGTCGTAATCCCAGAGAGACTGCATAGCAGAATTGCTATCTGTTTTCACAG TAATGCCTCGCTTGGACTCTGTCAGTGTAGAAAGGATGATTGGAAAACTCTTGAGAATGGGTTATGGGAATCTGTCATGTCCCCTTATCAGGAAAAATATGTTGATGTCAAGTACATTGGCAATTCACTTGGGTGTTCCACTCTCACTGTTGAACAAG TCTCTCAGCAATGGCGCCTATTGTTTCTAGCCATGGGATTCAGTTTACTGTTGCTGGCACCGAGCATCAGTAGTTGGGTTCATTTTTATTACAGCACTTCAATGGTTATAGGAGTTTTTATGGTCATTATATTCCTTCTCTTCCAG GGAATGAAATTGCTGCCATTTGGAAGAAAAAATTTCTTCTATCTTGTTACTATATATGGATCAGTG CTTGGAGCTGGATCTTATGTTTTTCAGCACTTCTCTGCCATGGTAAATTCATTTCTTGTGAATTTTGGGATAAGTGAAGACATGCACAATCTG ATCTCAAAATTTTTACTGGTTGCAATTATCGTTACGGGTGCTGCACTAGGTTACTGGATTGGGAGGAAGTTTTTCATCTCAAAAGATGGAACAGTAGATGTTTCTGTAGCCCAATTTGCTATGTGGGCAATACGCTTTTTCGGAATCACGTTCATCTCTCAG AGCACTCTCGATACACCTTTGGCTATTGGGGCGTTGGTTTCCTGCTTGGGTATCTGCAAGCTTATCACTTCTCTGAAATGGCATGGCAGAAT GAACCAGTCAAATGGTGCGAGTGGGAGACTTCTACTGCAGAAAAGAAGACACAGTCGTTCAGAGTTCCTTAGTAGGTCCAGCCCACTAGAGGCATGGAACAGTACAAGGGATGCATCTGCTTGGTCTGATTCTCCTGTTAAAG GTGTTGTATCGCCATCTTTTAGGGCATGTAATCAACAGGAGTACTATTCAACCTTCCACAAAATGCGAAACCAAAAGTTCACAAAGAAAGAGTGGGATGAGTTTACACGGGAATCAACGCGACATGCTCTAGCAGAATGGGCAGCATCTCCTGAATTCACTGATTGGGTTATGGAGCATGCCGACCGCATTCAACTCCTTCCAAGCGATAGTTCAGATGAAACTGTGGGAAGTGATTCTGATTCTACAGATGAGAATGACGTGGGTAGCATGGATCGGTGTGGTTTTCTCAAATGGTAG
- the LOC101309194 gene encoding uncharacterized protein LOC101309194 produces the protein MIMGNFLRLAVHSNDPTTAFINDMFPYESGVCTQGQYMPDPVQPFPRVINTAGIDKYNKLLAFQQTPVYPGCQKTVLESVMDVMKIKVETKSTVKAVDDYLQYTASMLPHGHRLPTTHHNV, from the coding sequence ATGATCATGGGCAATTTTCTGAGACTGGCAGTACATTCTAACGATCCAACAACGGCCTTCATCAACGACATGTTTCCTTATGAGAGCGGTGTATGCACTCAAGGACAGTATATGCCTGACCCGGTGCAGCCCTTCCCTAGAGTTATCAACACTGCTGGTATTGACAAGTACAACAAACTGCTTGCTTTCCAACAGACCCCTGTGTACCCCGGTTGTCAGAAGACCGTTCTTGAAAGTGTGATGGACGTAATGAAGATTAAAGTTGAGACAAAATCGACCGTGAAGGCTGTTGATGATTATCTACAGTACACTGCTTCGATGCTGCCCCACGGTCATCGTCTTCCTACCACTCATCATAATGTCTGA